The following coding sequences are from one uncultured Cohaesibacter sp. window:
- a CDS encoding ATP-binding cassette domain-containing protein — MVFDQVSIRLADLCLTDLSFAVSPGEVVTIMGPSGSGKSSLLAYIGGFLAPAFKATGRVWLAGKDLTSLPAEQRHIGILFQDPLLLPHLSVGGNLAFGLTRAVKGRAARKAKVAEALEAINMDGFADRDPETLSGGQKARVALARTLLSRPRALLLDEPFSKLDADLRAQMRHHVFERARKEGLPTLLVTHDAEDAAAAEGPIISLAPDGIIK, encoded by the coding sequence ATGGTGTTCGATCAGGTTAGCATCCGTCTTGCAGATTTATGTCTGACAGATCTCTCGTTTGCAGTCTCCCCCGGTGAGGTGGTTACCATCATGGGGCCTTCCGGTTCGGGTAAATCGTCACTACTGGCCTATATCGGCGGCTTTCTTGCACCAGCTTTCAAGGCGACCGGTCGGGTCTGGCTCGCAGGTAAGGATCTGACCTCTCTGCCTGCAGAGCAGCGCCACATCGGCATTCTGTTTCAGGATCCCCTGCTGTTGCCGCATCTATCGGTTGGCGGCAATCTTGCCTTTGGGTTGACGCGTGCCGTCAAGGGTAGGGCAGCCCGCAAAGCGAAAGTCGCTGAAGCGCTGGAAGCAATCAATATGGACGGGTTTGCAGACAGAGACCCTGAAACCCTGTCCGGCGGGCAAAAGGCGCGGGTGGCACTGGCTCGCACGCTCCTTTCTCGCCCTCGGGCATTGCTGCTTGATGAGCCATTCTCCAAGCTTGATGCTGACTTGCGCGCGCAAATGCGACATCATGTGTTCGAGCGTGCCCGCAAGGAAGGTTTGCCCACCCTGTTGGTGACCCATGATGCGGAAGACGCGGCAGCGGCGGAGGGGCCGATCATCAGTCTTGCACCTGACGGCATAATAAAATGA